From the genome of Bubalus kerabau isolate K-KA32 ecotype Philippines breed swamp buffalo chromosome 13, PCC_UOA_SB_1v2, whole genome shotgun sequence:
TGAGGGGCTCACACCCTCTCCTTTGCTATCCACACCAGCCTAGAACCCGAATCCCTCCTTCCAAGACCAATAACAACTCATGATATTTAGGGTAGGGATTAAGAAATGGGCAGGGGAGAGTGGAAGTGGGCATGCCTTTCAtttcttcccctctctccagTTCAAAAGGAGGAGGGGGTCATGATGTACTTGAAGAAAAACAGAATTGCAGACCtgtgagaaaactgctccaatcttcttgcctgtCTCCTGTGGACTCTGCCAAGGAAGGCAAGAACAGACACAGTCATGGAAGATGGCAGAGACTGAAGCAGTCCAAAGTCAGTTTATTTCCCCACAGGGGAAAAATGTGACCTCAAATGAAGAGAAGTCGGGACCCGACTCCGCCTTGTAAACAGGGCTCCAGTTAACACCAGGTACCAAGTGGTTCTGGCTGGTGCCAACTGGAATGGACTGGTGGGAATGGATTCACGGTGTGTAAACAATGTTCACTGCAATCATTCTAAGGCTAACAGCTCAGCAAGGGAGGTGAAATGGTGTGTCTGAAGCGACTGTGTAAACGGTACCGTTGCTGGAAAACACTGACTGAAAATGGAGGCGTTAGGACAGGAGGGATGGAGGTAATGGGAAACAACAGGCAGAGGCCTTCCCTCCTGCCTATTGACTGGAAGCAGGCGATGGACCCTCTGCAGGAGGGCCTGACCAACTGCTGTGGGGTCTGCAGGCTGGGACCAGAAGACGGGCTTCTTGGGCTACTTCTCTCGAGGTCATCCGAAGTAAAACCCTCTGTGTCTTCAAGAGACCTCTCCCTTCTTCAAAGAGAAGGAGGTTCCGATGCTTTGGAGAGGGAGAAGGCTAGGTGTGGCTCCcgattcagatttttttaaaaaagtaaaaatacgtGAAGTCCTATTGTATTACATCTTTTCATGGGGTTGGGGCTCAAGATTCCTCCTGGAACTAATCCTGGAGCTTAAGCCCCCAAACCAAGTGCTCCATACAGATACTGGAATTGTTTCTTTTTGAACCCAGCTCTGAAAGCTCAGCTGCCTTCATGGGGGATGCAGATGGGAAAGGTACTGAGGCTCCCTGACAGAGCCAGAACTGAGCTGAGGGCCTCCTTATGGCTACTGGAATGCCTGGTGGAAACGAGGCAAGGTCGTGGTGCTCAGGCCAGAGGTAAAGACAGGTGGCAAGGAGTGCAATGGCCCAAAGTTCAGTGGTCCCCCAGCTCCTGGGGAATCTTGAGGCTGAGCTTGCAaagtggtgagcaggggctgagcCTCAGCCTGGGAGTAGCCCATGACCAGGCCTCCTGTGGCCCCAGATGGGTTACATGGGGGCAGGTTGAGAGGAAGAAAGCCCAGCAAGTGGGAGAAGTCCACATTAGCAGCGCAGAGAGCCTCGGAGAGGTTGGCGGGGCTCTTGGTGAGCAGTGCTTCATCTAGGAGGGCCGCAGCTGCTGCTGGCTGAGGTGAGGTGGGCTGGGGTTCAGCGGATGAGAGAGACAGGCTTCCAGAAAGCTCCCCCAGAAAACTATCCACCTCCACTTTGGGCAATTTGTCGGGCAAGTATGAGGTAGATCCAAGCTGGTATTTTGGAGGAAGCTGAGCTGGGGAAGAGATAGGTGAGGATTCCAGAGGGTAGCTCATGCCCATGGGCAGCGTGTTGTGCACCAGGGAGTGTGGCATGCCCGCACTGGGCATGGTAGGGATGTGGGCACCATACATGCCCATGGGCAACATGCCAGGGAAGGCCTTGGCCCCCATCACGTCCCGAGAGGCCATGCACAGCACGGGACTCAGCTCTTCCTTCACATTGACTGTGGAGCTGCAGCTGAGTAGGCCTAACATGTCCACTGGCTCTGTCTTGATCTTGAGCAGCTCTTGTGAGTGGCTCTTCTTGACATGACGTGTCAGGTGGTCTTTGCGGCCGAATCGCTGGGCACAGTACTGGCACAGAAAGTCCTTCCGGCCTGTGTGGACCACCAGGTGCCGCCGCACATCCTTACGAGTATAGAACCGCCGGTCACAGTGGTCACAGGGGTGCTTCTTCTCCTTGGCACCACCCGCTACCCGGCGTGAGTGGGCCTTCAGGTGCTCCAGCAGGGCCTGGGTACTCTCGAAAGTCTGCAGGCACACCTTGCAGCTGAGGTCACCGCTGCTGGCGGCATGCATGGCCAGGTGGCGCCGGTAGCCCAGCTTCGTATTGTAATTCTTACCGCACTCAGAACAGTGGAGGGCCTCCTTGTTGGGGTCATGGGTCTGCAGGTGGTTCCGCAGATGATCCTTGCGGTGAAACATCTTATCGCAGTACATGCACTGGTGGGGTTTCTGGGCTGAGTGGGTGGCCATGTGCCTGCAGACAGggatgaaggacagaggagcaagaAAGGAGATCATAAGGGCTGGCTAGACAACGGAGTTGTGCACTAACAGGCAACTAGACACAAAAACTGTGGTAGAGGCATGCGATGGAATGGAATGCCATGCCAACTACATTCTATCCTCTGCCACCCGCAAAACCACATGTGCTGCTATTCTCTGCAGCACTGAATTCAGTAGCAAAAATATCAGGaagaatctaaatgtccatcagtagggAACTGGCTAAATAAGTAAGTCCATAAAAATGACTCAActttttcttggctgtgctgcttatgggatcttagtcccctgaccagggatggaacccagccccACAGCAGTGAGAgcgtgaagtcctaaccactggaccgatAGGGAATTCCtgccttaacttttttttttttttttttagtgacagACTCTTATCATTTACATATGAAGTATACATTACATAcataatattcatttatattttatacatatatgtcttacagaaatatattaaatttgtttGAAACACATAGAAATCTTATAGGAGTGGCAATTAAGACCAAATAAATCCTAATACATTTTTCACATTCCCTAATGTACTACCTTATATTGTGAAAAGATTTAGACATTCCATTTCCAAAGTTTCTCATTTTAGTTGCCATCTATATATCAGGAGCCCAGGCTCACCATTCACAAATACACTCCTGGCCACAGTCAAGTCTTCCTCAGAGGTTGGGCCTTACCTCAGACTGTCGGATAAAGCTTCTACCCCGTACTTAGAAATGCAGTAGCCACCGCCAAACAGGGATACTCTCCTAGCTGGACTAGAAACATTGACTACTCTTCCCCTGGTCTTTCTGATCAGGGGAAGAAAGCTCAGTGTCACCTCGATGAGGCCAATCAAGTTCACATTCAAGATCTTGGAGAAGTCATCTTTGGTCAGCCATTCATTCGGGGCAGCAGGCAGAAGGATGCCAGCATTGTTCACCAAACCCCAGAGGCCCGGGGTAGAAACAAAAGGTATTAGTTAGAGACAGAAAACCCATTTATGAATCCTTTCAGTGTTCAAACCACATTCTCTTGAGGAAGATAAACAATAAATCCAATAGACTGGAAAATTATAAAGTATGTTTTAGtgtgcatggtaagtcacttcagttgtgtccaactctgtgtggccctatggactgtagcccaccaggctcgtctatccaggggattctccaggcaagattattgaagcgtgttgccatgccctcctccaagggatcttcctgagccagggatcgaactgcatttggtctcctccattgcagccagattctttagcactagcaccacctgggaagcctgatagaGTATgttagtagtgttagttgctcagtcgagtccaactctttgcaatcctatggactgagcccaccaggctcctttgtccatgggattctccagacaagaatactggagtggattgccattcccttctccagtggatcttcctgacccagggatcgaacctgggtctcctgcattgcaggcagattctttaccgtttaaGCTACAGAGAAGACCTAAAGtatgttcttgctgctgctgctaagtcatttcagtcatgtccaactctgtgcgaccctacagacagcagcccaccaggctcccccgttcctgggattctccaggcaagaacactggagtgggttgccatttccttctccaatgcatgaaagtaaaaagtgaaagtgaagttgctcagtcatatctgactcttagcgaccccatgaactgcagcctaccaggctcctccatccatgggattttccaggcaagagta
Proteins encoded in this window:
- the PLAGL2 gene encoding zinc finger protein PLAGL2 — its product is MTTFFTSVPPWIQDAKQEEEVGWKLVPRPRGREAENQVKCQCEISGTPFSNGEKLRPHSLPHPEQRPYSCPQLHCGKAFASKYKLYRHMATHSAQKPHQCMYCDKMFHRKDHLRNHLQTHDPNKEALHCSECGKNYNTKLGYRRHLAMHAASSGDLSCKVCLQTFESTQALLEHLKAHSRRVAGGAKEKKHPCDHCDRRFYTRKDVRRHLVVHTGRKDFLCQYCAQRFGRKDHLTRHVKKSHSQELLKIKTEPVDMLGLLSCSSTVNVKEELSPVLCMASRDVMGAKAFPGMLPMGMYGAHIPTMPSAGMPHSLVHNTLPMGMSYPLESSPISSPAQLPPKYQLGSTSYLPDKLPKVEVDSFLGELSGSLSLSSAEPQPTSPQPAAAAALLDEALLTKSPANLSEALCAANVDFSHLLGFLPLNLPPCNPSGATGGLVMGYSQAEAQPLLTTLQAQPQDSPGAGGPLNFGPLHSLPPVFTSGLSTTTLPRFHQAFQ